The Streptomyces sp. DH-12 genome has a window encoding:
- a CDS encoding SGNH/GDSL hydrolase family protein — protein sequence MGPVPSAAQATPPRHDVVTWASSAFRLGTGVPDRAYRLVVHTSVGGDRMRVRLSNAFGDRPLTFDSVYAGVQRQGAALVPGSNRRLTFDGRTTVTIPPGGIAYSDPLPGRVRARTNLVVSLHSPDAAGPATGHRLAMQTSYLTQGDHTADETAAPWTRTTTSWFYLDAVTVRTPARTGAVVALGDSITDGWESTTDLNRRWPDQLSRRLQHSRATTVRGVANAGISANKVLADGASPSALNRLDRDVLSHPGVRTVLVFEGVNDLKAHTGVTAQDLIDGYRKIADRVHAAGHCVVGATIAPFKGWPEWDPAAEAVRQEVNAFIRTGGLFDAVADFDRAVRSPDDPESIRPAYDNGDHLHFTDAGMRAMADEVRLKDLECASGPGR from the coding sequence CTGGGCCCCGTCCCGTCGGCGGCCCAGGCCACACCGCCCCGCCACGACGTCGTCACCTGGGCGTCGAGCGCCTTCCGCCTGGGCACGGGCGTGCCCGACCGCGCCTACCGGCTGGTGGTGCACACCAGCGTCGGCGGCGACCGGATGCGCGTACGGCTCTCCAACGCCTTCGGCGACCGGCCGCTGACCTTCGACAGCGTGTACGCCGGAGTCCAGCGGCAGGGCGCCGCCCTGGTCCCCGGCAGCAACCGCCGGCTCACCTTCGACGGCCGCACCACCGTGACGATCCCGCCCGGCGGCATCGCGTACAGCGACCCGCTCCCCGGCCGGGTCCGCGCCCGCACCAACCTGGTCGTCAGCCTGCACAGCCCCGACGCGGCAGGCCCCGCCACCGGACACCGGCTGGCCATGCAGACCTCGTACCTCACCCAGGGCGACCACACCGCCGACGAGACCGCCGCCCCCTGGACGAGGACCACCACGTCCTGGTTCTACCTGGACGCCGTCACCGTCCGCACCCCCGCCCGCACCGGTGCGGTGGTGGCGCTCGGCGACTCCATCACGGACGGGTGGGAGTCCACCACGGACCTCAACCGCCGCTGGCCCGACCAGCTCTCCCGCCGCCTCCAGCACTCCCGCGCCACGACCGTCCGCGGTGTGGCCAACGCGGGCATCTCCGCCAACAAGGTGCTCGCCGACGGCGCCTCGCCGAGCGCCCTCAACCGCCTCGACCGCGACGTGCTCTCCCACCCGGGCGTCCGCACGGTCCTGGTGTTCGAGGGCGTCAACGACCTCAAGGCCCACACCGGCGTCACGGCCCAGGACCTGATCGACGGCTACCGGAAGATCGCCGACCGCGTCCACGCGGCCGGCCACTGCGTGGTCGGCGCCACGATCGCGCCGTTCAAGGGCTGGCCCGAATGGGACCCGGCGGCCGAGGCGGTACGCCAGGAGGTCAACGCCTTCATCCGCACCGGCGGGCTGTTCGACGCCGTGGCCGACTTCGACCGGGCGGTGCGCAGCCCCGACGACCCCGAGAGCATCCGGCCCGCCTACGACAACGGCGACCACCTGCACTTCACCGACGCGGGCATGCGGGCGATGGCCGACGAGGTCCGCCTGAAGGACCTGGAGTGCGCCTCGGGCCCGGGGCGGTGA
- the msrA gene encoding peptide-methionine (S)-S-oxide reductase MsrA: MTRTEEKALLAGGCFWGMQELIRTLPGVLSTRVGYSGGDVPDATYRDHGTHAESIEITYDPTVTDYRTILEYFFQIHDPTTKNRQGNDIGMSYRSAIFYYDDEQKRVAEDTIADVDASGLWPGKVVTEVTPAGPFWEAEPEHQDYLQRYPDGYTCHFPRPDWRLPKRTAS; encoded by the coding sequence ATGACAAGGACCGAGGAGAAGGCGCTGCTCGCGGGCGGATGCTTCTGGGGCATGCAGGAGCTGATCCGCACGCTGCCGGGCGTGCTGAGCACCCGGGTGGGGTACAGCGGCGGCGACGTCCCCGACGCGACCTACCGCGACCACGGCACGCACGCCGAGTCGATCGAGATCACCTACGACCCGACGGTCACCGACTACCGGACGATCCTGGAGTACTTCTTCCAGATCCACGACCCGACGACGAAGAACCGCCAGGGCAACGACATCGGCATGAGCTACCGCTCCGCGATCTTCTACTACGACGACGAGCAGAAGCGCGTCGCCGAGGACACGATCGCCGACGTCGACGCGTCCGGACTGTGGCCGGGCAAGGTGGTCACCGAGGTGACCCCCGCCGGGCCCTTCTGGGAGGCCGAGCCGGAGCACCAGGACTACCTGCAGCGCTACCCGGACGGCTACACCTGCCACTTCCCGCGCCCCGACTGGCGCCTGCCCAAGCGCACGGCGTCCTGA
- a CDS encoding prolyl oligopeptidase family serine peptidase: MTATRDPGSALYAPEPAPLADTSASYDLPPPAVHGCWYPSADPSGRHVAFICDRAGVPQLWTGPVDGAEVRRLDADPHPVTEVSWSPDGRWIAYTTAPGGGELTRVLCVRPDGSGRHLLAGGEPGTSARLGCWQHDGSALAVTVTESAPPGHTGRHHAEVPGPPGTEHAPHWAGRDGRAVLLDPAGGRIRPPAGGVRPGSGQEPEERTLSAYLVDPEGTAAPVLLFSERGAANQRVCDLSRDGRLALVYRGPRGRREALVVRTVDSAVTCAFPVADGDPWIGGFSPSAGTLWLRSDAGREYAALLAAHLDARGELHTTRVVAEREDCGLELLALGHDGRRAVLAWNRHGVSELELLALESAPPHGTAPDSVTPPSAGDARRVGLPHEVVTRIAPTADPDAPVVALSGSRRHPGVWWLPHGAPLRTPWSSRDEDAFPPGLTPVRPTPMRPVARDGLQLGGWYYRAPGRSPGEPAPCVLHLHGGPEEQERPVLEPLYLELLHRGLDVFAPDVRGSSGHGRGFVDADLGTGRFAAIDDVADCAAHVMLRGLADPRRMAVMGRSYGGYLTMASLVWHPDLFRTGVAVCGMSDLTTFFAGTEPWIAQSAAHKYGHPERDRDLLRALSPMSRVDALRAPVLAVHGEHDTNVPPDESEQFVRAARERGLEAELLLLRDEGHDFRRADNRRLFRRTAGDWLERHLAD; this comes from the coding sequence ATGACGGCGACCCGAGACCCCGGCAGCGCGCTGTACGCCCCGGAGCCCGCCCCGCTGGCCGACACCTCGGCGTCGTACGACCTGCCGCCCCCGGCGGTGCACGGCTGCTGGTACCCCTCGGCCGACCCGAGCGGCCGGCACGTCGCCTTCATCTGCGACCGGGCCGGGGTGCCGCAGCTGTGGACCGGGCCGGTCGACGGCGCGGAGGTGCGCCGCCTCGACGCCGATCCGCACCCCGTCACGGAGGTGTCCTGGTCACCGGACGGCCGGTGGATCGCGTACACCACGGCGCCCGGCGGCGGTGAGCTGACCCGGGTGCTGTGCGTACGCCCCGACGGCAGCGGCCGGCACCTGCTGGCCGGCGGCGAGCCGGGCACCTCCGCGCGGCTCGGCTGCTGGCAGCACGACGGCTCCGCCCTCGCCGTGACCGTCACCGAGTCCGCCCCGCCCGGCCACACCGGCCGGCACCACGCGGAGGTGCCCGGACCGCCGGGCACCGAGCACGCCCCGCACTGGGCGGGCCGCGACGGCCGGGCCGTCCTGCTGGACCCGGCCGGAGGACGGATCCGTCCTCCGGCCGGGGGCGTGCGGCCCGGCTCCGGGCAGGAGCCCGAGGAGCGGACCCTCTCCGCCTACCTCGTCGACCCGGAGGGCACCGCCGCGCCCGTCCTGCTATTCAGCGAGCGCGGCGCGGCCAACCAGCGGGTGTGCGACCTCAGCCGCGACGGCCGCCTCGCCCTGGTCTACCGGGGGCCGCGCGGCCGCCGCGAGGCCCTCGTCGTGCGGACCGTGGACTCCGCGGTCACCTGCGCCTTCCCGGTCGCCGACGGCGATCCCTGGATCGGCGGCTTCTCCCCGTCCGCGGGCACGCTCTGGCTGCGCAGCGACGCCGGACGCGAGTACGCGGCCCTGCTCGCCGCGCACCTCGACGCGCGCGGTGAACTGCACACCACGCGGGTGGTCGCCGAACGCGAGGACTGCGGCCTCGAACTCCTCGCCCTCGGCCACGACGGCCGCCGCGCCGTGCTGGCGTGGAACCGGCACGGGGTCAGCGAGCTGGAGCTGCTCGCGCTGGAGTCCGCCCCGCCGCACGGCACCGCGCCGGACTCGGTCACCCCTCCCTCGGCCGGCGACGCGCGCCGCGTCGGCCTGCCCCACGAGGTGGTCACCCGGATCGCGCCCACCGCGGACCCCGACGCGCCCGTGGTCGCGCTGTCCGGGTCACGACGCCACCCCGGCGTGTGGTGGCTGCCGCACGGCGCGCCCCTGCGCACCCCCTGGTCCTCCCGCGACGAGGACGCCTTCCCGCCCGGCCTCACACCGGTCAGGCCCACGCCCATGCGGCCCGTCGCCCGGGACGGCCTCCAGCTCGGCGGCTGGTACTACCGCGCCCCCGGCCGCTCGCCCGGTGAACCCGCCCCGTGCGTCCTGCACCTGCACGGCGGACCCGAGGAACAGGAACGCCCGGTCCTCGAACCCCTCTACCTGGAGCTGCTCCACCGCGGCCTGGACGTGTTCGCCCCCGACGTCCGCGGCTCGTCCGGCCACGGGCGCGGCTTCGTCGACGCCGACCTGGGCACCGGACGCTTCGCCGCCATCGACGACGTCGCGGACTGCGCGGCGCACGTCATGCTGCGGGGCCTCGCGGACCCCCGGCGGATGGCCGTCATGGGCCGCTCCTACGGCGGCTACCTCACGATGGCGTCCCTGGTGTGGCACCCCGACCTGTTCCGCACCGGGGTGGCGGTGTGCGGCATGTCGGACCTGACCACCTTCTTCGCCGGGACCGAGCCGTGGATCGCGCAGTCCGCCGCGCACAAGTACGGCCACCCGGAACGCGACCGGGACCTGCTGCGCGCCCTGTCGCCGATGAGCCGGGTCGACGCCCTGCGCGCTCCGGTCCTCGCCGTGCACGGCGAGCACGACACCAACGTGCCGCCCGACGAGTCCGAGCAGTTCGTACGGGCCGCGCGGGAACGCGGACTGGAGGCGGAACTGCTCCTTCTGCGTGACGAAGGTCACGATTTCCGCCGCGCCGACAACCGGCGGCTCTTCCGCCGCACAGCAGGTGACTGGCTCGAGCGGCACCTGGCCGACTGA
- a CDS encoding carboxymuconolactone decarboxylase family protein has product MNARIDFFANPVAGKVLRHINSAGRAVTDSGLPHATQELVKIRASQINGCGFCTDMHTKDAAAAGETQLRLNLVAAWREATVFTEAERAALELAEQGTRIADAAGGVSDEAWANAAQHYDEDQLAALISLIAIINAYNRINVINQQPAGDYRPGQFG; this is encoded by the coding sequence ATGAACGCGCGCATCGACTTCTTCGCCAACCCCGTCGCCGGCAAGGTGCTGCGGCACATCAACTCGGCGGGCAGGGCGGTGACGGACTCCGGTCTGCCGCACGCCACCCAGGAGCTGGTGAAGATCCGCGCCAGCCAGATCAACGGCTGCGGCTTCTGCACCGACATGCACACCAAGGACGCCGCCGCCGCGGGCGAGACCCAGCTGCGTCTCAACCTGGTCGCCGCCTGGCGCGAGGCCACCGTCTTCACCGAGGCGGAGCGCGCCGCGCTCGAACTGGCCGAGCAGGGCACCCGGATCGCGGACGCGGCCGGCGGGGTGAGCGACGAGGCGTGGGCGAACGCCGCCCAGCACTACGACGAGGACCAGCTGGCCGCGCTGATCTCGCTGATCGCGATCATCAACGCCTACAACCGGATCAACGTCATCAACCAGCAGCCCGCGGGCGACTACCGGCCCGGCCAGTTCGGCTGA
- a CDS encoding N-acetylglutaminylglutamine amidotransferase gives MCGLSGEIRLDGGRPDMAAVERMTDRLAPRGPDGRGLWSQGPVALGHRRLKIIDLSECGAQPMTDPRARLTGVFNGCVYNYRELRDELHALGHRFFSESDTEVVLKAYQQWGTDCVDRFHGMFAFAIVEQDTGRVVLARDRLGIKPLYLSATAERLRFASSLPALLAAGGVDTSLDPVALHQYLSWHATVVAPRTVLNGVRKLPPATVRVIEPDGTQHDRRYWHPVHTRRPAYADLSADDWTDAVLAALRTAVRRRMVADVPVGVLLSGGLDSSLIVALLAGEGQRDLATFSVGFESEGDEDGDEFHYSDLVARHFDTRHHQLMVPSDRVAGALDGAVRAMSEPMMSHDVVAFHLLSEQVAKEVKVVQSGQGADEVFAGYDWYPAMAGAPRERAAEAYIDAYADRSHADMADVLRPEMLPDRDTSAEFIREHMAQDGADTALDAQLRLDTLVMMVDDPVKRVDNMTMDWGLEARVPFLDHELVELAAACPPELKLADGGKGVLKAAGRRVLPREVVDRPKGYFPVPAIRHMAGPVLQRVRDTMTAPEARARGVFREDYVERLLAAPDAHRTRRGANALWQIALLETWLQTHGIR, from the coding sequence ATGTGCGGCCTCAGCGGTGAGATACGCCTCGACGGCGGACGGCCCGACATGGCGGCGGTGGAGCGCATGACCGACCGGCTCGCGCCGCGCGGCCCGGACGGACGCGGCCTGTGGTCCCAGGGACCGGTCGCCCTCGGACACCGCCGGCTGAAGATCATCGACCTGTCGGAGTGCGGCGCCCAGCCCATGACCGACCCGCGGGCCCGCCTCACCGGCGTCTTCAACGGCTGCGTCTACAACTACCGCGAGCTGCGCGACGAGCTGCACGCCCTCGGCCACCGCTTCTTCTCCGAGTCCGACACCGAGGTGGTGCTCAAGGCGTACCAGCAGTGGGGCACCGACTGCGTCGACCGGTTCCACGGCATGTTCGCCTTCGCGATCGTCGAACAGGACACCGGACGCGTCGTCCTCGCCCGTGACCGGCTCGGCATCAAGCCGCTCTACCTCTCGGCCACCGCCGAGCGCCTGCGGTTCGCCTCCTCGCTGCCCGCGCTGCTCGCGGCCGGCGGCGTCGACACCTCCCTCGACCCCGTCGCGCTGCACCAGTACCTGAGCTGGCACGCCACCGTCGTCGCGCCCCGCACCGTCCTCAACGGCGTGCGCAAGCTGCCCCCGGCCACCGTGCGCGTCATCGAGCCCGACGGCACCCAGCACGACCGCCGCTACTGGCACCCCGTCCACACCCGCCGCCCCGCGTACGCGGACCTCAGCGCCGACGACTGGACCGACGCGGTCCTGGCCGCCCTGCGCACCGCCGTGCGCCGCCGCATGGTCGCCGACGTGCCGGTGGGCGTGCTGCTCTCCGGCGGCCTGGACTCCAGCCTGATCGTGGCGCTGCTGGCCGGTGAGGGACAGCGGGACCTGGCGACCTTCAGCGTCGGCTTCGAGTCCGAGGGCGACGAGGACGGCGACGAGTTCCACTACTCGGACCTGGTGGCCCGGCACTTCGACACCCGCCACCACCAGCTGATGGTGCCCTCCGACCGGGTCGCCGGCGCCCTCGACGGAGCCGTCCGCGCCATGAGCGAACCCATGATGAGCCACGACGTGGTCGCCTTCCACCTGCTGTCCGAGCAGGTCGCCAAGGAGGTCAAGGTCGTGCAGAGCGGGCAGGGCGCCGACGAGGTGTTCGCCGGCTACGACTGGTACCCGGCGATGGCGGGCGCGCCCCGCGAGCGGGCCGCCGAGGCGTACATCGACGCCTACGCCGACCGCTCCCACGCCGACATGGCGGACGTGCTGCGGCCCGAGATGCTGCCCGACCGGGACACCTCGGCGGAGTTCATCAGGGAGCACATGGCGCAGGACGGCGCCGACACCGCCCTCGACGCCCAGCTGCGCCTCGACACGCTGGTGATGATGGTCGACGACCCGGTCAAGCGGGTCGACAACATGACCATGGACTGGGGCCTGGAGGCCCGCGTGCCGTTCCTCGACCACGAGCTGGTCGAACTGGCCGCCGCCTGCCCGCCCGAGCTGAAACTCGCCGACGGCGGCAAGGGCGTCCTGAAGGCCGCGGGCCGGCGCGTGCTGCCGCGCGAGGTCGTCGACCGGCCCAAGGGCTACTTCCCCGTGCCGGCGATCCGGCACATGGCCGGGCCCGTCCTCCAGCGGGTCCGCGACACCATGACCGCCCCCGAGGCCCGGGCCCGCGGCGTCTTCCGCGAGGACTACGTGGAGCGGCTGCTGGCCGCGCCCGACGCCCACCGCACCCGGCGCGGGGCCAACGCCCTGTGGCAGATCGCCCTGCTCGAGACCTGGCTCCAGACCCACGGGATCCGATGA
- a CDS encoding alpha-galactosidase produces MPLITRSPDTGVWLLTTPRTSYALRIDGTGAPCHVAWGPRLTPEEADALAEPFAEPSNSFEGRPAVGEELPVDGGTRYGPPSLQVRYADGSRAFEWEPVGHRVDDSVPGREELVLEFRDRLVPLSVALHYRVRADTDVIERWTVLRNDGEERVDLLRADSAAWTLPPLPDYRLSHVTGQWSAETRLRREPLPHGETVLTSRRGITSHHANPWTMLDDGTADEDRGRVWSTALAWSGSWRITVQRTPDGRAGLTGGAGHEGTCVPLGPGEEFATPVLAGLFTDGGFGGASRAWHAYVRSHVLRHAGETAPVLYNSWEATGFDVDEASQLALAERAARLGVELFVVDDGWFGARRSDRAGLGDWTPAPDRFPHGLGPLSDAVHRLGMRFGVWVEPEMVNPDSDLYRAHPDWVLHLPGRPRTELRNQLVLNFARQDVADWAFGRLTRLVAEHRVDFLKWDMNRAFGESGWAGPDDGNDRLWTRYVHHLYGVLDRLREAHPRLRIETCSGGGGRVDLGILSRTDQAWTSDNTDAVDRLGIQQGFSQVYPARVMSAWVTDVPNQLTRLSVPLRFRFHAAMAGLLGLGGDLTRWSEAELSEAAALVARYKEIRHLVQHGDQYRLGAPYGDGPSAVQYVAADGGETVVLAFRASPRHGAPRVPLRLRGLPPGVRLRDTGTGAVHHSTVLTEYGLDLDLPGGDWASALIHLERVPDDAGHRVES; encoded by the coding sequence ATGCCGCTCATCACCCGCTCTCCGGACACCGGGGTCTGGCTGCTGACCACCCCGCGCACCTCGTACGCGCTGCGGATCGACGGGACCGGCGCACCCTGTCACGTGGCGTGGGGGCCCCGCCTCACCCCGGAGGAGGCGGACGCGCTCGCGGAGCCGTTCGCGGAACCGTCGAACAGCTTCGAGGGCCGGCCGGCCGTGGGCGAGGAACTGCCGGTGGACGGCGGCACCCGTTACGGGCCGCCCTCGCTCCAGGTGCGGTACGCGGACGGCTCCCGGGCCTTCGAGTGGGAGCCTGTGGGACACCGGGTGGACGACTCCGTCCCCGGCCGCGAGGAGCTGGTCCTGGAGTTCCGCGACCGGCTGGTCCCCCTCTCGGTCGCGCTGCACTACCGGGTCCGCGCGGACACGGACGTGATCGAGCGCTGGACCGTGCTGCGCAACGACGGCGAGGAACGCGTGGACCTGCTGCGCGCCGACTCCGCGGCGTGGACGCTGCCGCCGCTGCCGGACTACCGGCTGAGCCATGTCACCGGCCAGTGGTCGGCGGAGACCCGGCTGCGCCGGGAGCCGCTGCCGCACGGGGAGACCGTGCTGACCAGCCGGCGCGGCATCACCAGCCACCACGCCAACCCCTGGACCATGCTCGACGACGGCACCGCCGACGAGGACCGGGGCCGGGTGTGGAGCACGGCGCTGGCGTGGAGCGGCAGTTGGCGGATCACCGTGCAGCGCACGCCGGACGGGCGGGCGGGCCTGACCGGCGGAGCCGGCCACGAGGGGACGTGCGTGCCGCTCGGACCGGGCGAGGAGTTCGCCACGCCGGTGCTGGCCGGGCTGTTCACCGACGGCGGTTTCGGCGGGGCGAGCCGGGCCTGGCACGCGTACGTCCGCTCCCACGTGCTGCGGCACGCCGGCGAGACGGCGCCGGTGCTCTACAACTCCTGGGAGGCCACCGGCTTCGACGTGGACGAGGCGAGCCAGCTGGCGCTCGCCGAACGGGCCGCCCGGCTGGGCGTGGAGCTGTTCGTCGTGGACGACGGCTGGTTCGGCGCCCGCCGCAGCGACCGGGCGGGCCTGGGCGACTGGACGCCGGCGCCGGACCGGTTCCCCCACGGGCTCGGGCCGTTGTCCGACGCGGTGCACCGGCTCGGCATGCGGTTCGGCGTCTGGGTGGAGCCGGAGATGGTCAACCCGGACAGCGACCTGTACCGGGCGCACCCCGACTGGGTGCTGCACCTGCCGGGCCGCCCGCGCACCGAGCTGCGCAACCAGCTGGTGCTGAACTTCGCCCGGCAGGACGTCGCCGACTGGGCCTTCGGCCGGCTCACCCGGCTGGTCGCCGAGCACCGCGTGGACTTCCTCAAGTGGGACATGAACCGCGCGTTCGGCGAGTCCGGCTGGGCCGGGCCGGACGACGGCAACGACCGGCTGTGGACCCGCTACGTCCACCACCTGTACGGCGTGCTCGACCGGCTCCGGGAGGCGCACCCGCGGCTGCGGATCGAGACGTGCAGCGGGGGTGGCGGCCGGGTCGACCTGGGCATCCTCTCCCGCACCGACCAGGCGTGGACGTCCGACAACACCGACGCCGTGGACCGGCTGGGCATCCAGCAGGGCTTCAGCCAGGTCTACCCGGCACGGGTGATGTCCGCCTGGGTGACCGACGTGCCCAACCAGCTCACCCGGCTGTCCGTGCCGCTGCGCTTCCGCTTCCACGCGGCGATGGCCGGGCTGCTCGGCCTCGGCGGCGACCTCACCCGCTGGAGCGAGGCGGAGCTGTCCGAGGCCGCCGCGCTGGTGGCCCGCTACAAGGAGATCCGGCACCTGGTGCAGCACGGCGACCAGTACCGGCTCGGCGCCCCGTACGGCGACGGCCCGTCGGCCGTGCAGTACGTGGCCGCGGACGGCGGTGAGACGGTGGTGCTCGCCTTCCGCGCCAGCCCCCGGCACGGCGCACCGCGGGTGCCGCTCCGGCTGCGCGGACTGCCGCCGGGCGTCCGCCTCCGGGACACGGGGACGGGCGCGGTGCACCACTCCACGGTGCTCACGGAGTACGGGCTGGACCTGGACCTGCCGGGCGGCGACTGGGCGAGCGCCCTGATCCACCTGGAACGGGTGCCGGACGACGCCGGGCACCGGGTGGAGAGCTGA
- a CDS encoding ATP-binding protein translates to MEPVSVDEGETVSGAPRLRASYALDAEGAWIAQARRLAAEFLDRARAEDGLPVPARAVEITQLVVSELVTNARKYAPGPVGLDLLVFGDAVEVVVRDGNPEAPKPRAADPGRVGQHGLEIVMAVAQTLDVRQEAGGKSISARIAFSA, encoded by the coding sequence ATGGAACCAGTTTCTGTCGACGAGGGGGAGACGGTGTCAGGCGCACCTCGGCTGCGGGCCAGCTATGCCCTGGACGCCGAGGGCGCCTGGATAGCGCAGGCGCGCCGCCTCGCGGCCGAGTTCCTCGACCGGGCACGGGCGGAGGACGGCCTGCCGGTGCCGGCGCGCGCGGTGGAGATCACCCAGCTCGTCGTCAGCGAGCTGGTCACCAACGCCCGCAAGTACGCGCCGGGCCCCGTCGGACTGGATCTGCTGGTCTTCGGCGACGCCGTCGAGGTGGTCGTCCGCGACGGCAATCCGGAGGCGCCGAAGCCCCGGGCCGCCGACCCCGGCCGCGTGGGGCAGCACGGCCTCGAGATCGTCATGGCCGTCGCCCAGACCCTCGACGTGCGCCAGGAGGCGGGGGGCAAGAGCATCTCCGCACGCATCGCCTTCTCCGCCTGA
- a CDS encoding ROK family transcriptional regulator, which produces MQSTPPAETFPAHTPAASQIFTTVLAHGPLTRMEAARRAGLSPAAVTKAVRPLIEAGYLVEDAGAGVRPALGRPASPVRVDGGRALFAGLKVTGDEIIGVLTDLCCRIRAARRVPLAGRAPHEVLAVAADLVRELLTEAEGFGVRVLGLGVAVAGDVDRDAGTVRYSPFLDWHDVPLAELAGAASGLPVTVDNDVRALTVAEQWFGDGVGLSDFAVVTVGAGIGCGLVVHGRVVSGAHGVAGEIGHVPVDPDGPPCRCGDRGCLEAVASDAAITARVREVAGVPVADAAEALALARQGDAGARSVYARAGEAIGRGIATVANLLGPQRVIISGEGLAAYDLFAGQIRDAFAAAAFGSAARCEIRTRPLPFEEWARGAAATAIQSFVGR; this is translated from the coding sequence ATGCAGTCGACCCCGCCCGCCGAGACGTTCCCGGCCCACACCCCGGCGGCCTCCCAGATCTTCACCACCGTCCTGGCGCACGGCCCGCTCACCCGGATGGAGGCGGCCCGGCGGGCCGGCCTGTCCCCGGCGGCGGTCACCAAGGCCGTACGGCCGCTGATCGAGGCCGGCTATCTGGTGGAGGACGCCGGCGCCGGGGTCCGCCCGGCTCTCGGCCGCCCGGCCAGCCCGGTCCGGGTCGACGGGGGACGGGCGCTGTTCGCCGGCCTGAAGGTGACCGGCGACGAGATCATCGGCGTGCTCACCGACCTGTGCTGCCGCATCCGTGCCGCCCGGCGCGTCCCCCTGGCCGGCCGCGCGCCGCACGAGGTCCTCGCGGTCGCCGCGGACCTCGTACGGGAACTGCTCACCGAGGCCGAGGGGTTCGGCGTGCGGGTCCTCGGGCTCGGTGTCGCGGTCGCCGGGGACGTCGACCGCGACGCGGGCACGGTGCGCTACTCGCCCTTCCTGGACTGGCACGACGTACCGCTCGCCGAGCTCGCCGGGGCGGCGAGCGGGCTGCCGGTCACCGTCGACAACGACGTCCGCGCCCTGACCGTGGCCGAGCAGTGGTTCGGCGACGGCGTGGGCCTGTCCGACTTCGCCGTCGTCACCGTGGGCGCCGGCATCGGCTGCGGTCTCGTGGTGCACGGCCGGGTCGTCTCCGGCGCGCACGGCGTCGCGGGGGAGATCGGCCATGTCCCCGTCGACCCGGACGGCCCGCCCTGCCGCTGCGGCGACCGCGGCTGCCTGGAGGCCGTCGCCTCCGACGCGGCGATCACCGCCCGGGTCCGCGAGGTCGCCGGCGTCCCGGTCGCCGACGCCGCCGAGGCCCTCGCCCTGGCCCGCCAGGGCGACGCGGGGGCCCGCTCCGTCTACGCCCGGGCGGGGGAGGCCATCGGGCGGGGGATCGCCACCGTCGCCAACCTGCTCGGCCCGCAGCGCGTGATCATCTCCGGCGAAGGGCTGGCCGCGTACGACCTCTTCGCCGGGCAGATCCGCGACGCCTTCGCCGCGGCCGCCTTCGGCTCCGCCGCCCGCTGCGAGATCCGCACCCGTCCGCTGCCGTTCGAGGAGTGGGCCCGGGGGGCCGCCGCCACGGCCATCCAGTCTTTCGTCGGCCGCTGA